A region from the Triticum urartu cultivar G1812 chromosome 1, Tu2.1, whole genome shotgun sequence genome encodes:
- the LOC125532955 gene encoding uncharacterized protein LOC125532955, translating into MPGFHVYLQASRLSGECSPEVSVVAPSTPAPAPIDLNATPVAGGLSSEGARKRARQMPADVQPGAHNLFDGMSAAGDEDYMQNLIFEAGAPGETQSQDGRGAFTPFPGYDQDQAAFMRDQVGMDLDGFPLDHEFPEDYRQEEEDACDIEEVPLFEDELANQAVGPKPKRKSKRTKAYTRAEDKLLCECWRDIGQDPKTGAEQKHSTFWIRAHREFHELKKFPPLPNSEHARVVSILKRWRVIQQECNKFCATLKSVKARPVSGIGMQDMAFQALEAFKVQHNGRSFNLSHCFRVIKDEEKFKAQYAALKSRGEKQAVEEVGDGEKARPRGKTNSKKEDKWDAEEA; encoded by the exons ATGCCCGGCTTCCACGTCTACCTGCAGGCGTCCCGCCTCTCCGGGGAGTGCTCGCCCGAGGTGAGCGTGGTGGCGCCTTCCACGCCCGCGCCGGCGCCCATCGACCTCAACGCCACACCAGTGGCCGGTGGCTTGTCATCCGAAGGCGCGAGGAAACGCGCGCGGCAGATGCCGGCCGACGTGCAGCCGGGCGCACACAACCTGTTCGACGGAATGTcggccgccggcgacgaggactACATGCAGAACCTGATCTTCGAGGCTGGTGCGCCGGGCGAGACACAAAGCCAGGATGGCCGAGGGGCGTTCACGCCGTTCCCTGGCTACGATCAAGATCAGGCGGCCTTCATGCGTGATCAGGTCGGTATGGACCTGGACGGCTTCCCACTTGACCATGAGTTTCCGGAGGACTACAGGCAAGAGGAAGAGGACGCGTGCGACATCGAAGAGGTGCCTTTGTTCGAGGACGAGCTCGCCAACCAAGCCGTCGGGCCGAAGCCGAAGCGCAAGAGCAAGCGGACCAAGGCATACACGAGGGCCGAGGACAAACTTCTTTGCGAGTGTTGGAGAGACATTGGGCAAGACCCCAAGACGGGCGCCGAACAAAAGCATTCAACTTTTTGGATTCGTGCCCACCGTGAGTTTCACGAGCTCAAGAAGTTTCCGCCTTTACCAAATAGTGAGCACGCGCGGGTGGTGTCCATTTTGAAGCGATGGAGGGTGATAcaacaagagtgcaacaagttTTGTGCCACTCTTAAGAGCGTCAAGGCCCGCCCCGTGAGCGGCATCGGCATGCAAGACATG GCATTTCAAGCTTTGGAGGCATTCAAGGTCCAACACAATGGCAGGAGCTTCAATCTCTCCCATTGCTTTAGGGTCATCAAAGACGAGGAGAAGTTCAAGGCGCAATATGCCGCCCTCAAGTCGCGTGGGGAGAAGCAAGCTGTGGAGGAGGTTGGGGACGGCGAGAAGGCACGGCCGCGGGGGAAGACCAACTCCAAGAAGGAGGACAAGTGGGATGCGGAGGAGGCTTGA